The genomic stretch GCCTTCCGGACATGTTCATCTCGACCTTCCATGGAGGTAGCAAAAAACATAGAATTCCAGATACTCTCAGCTGTGAGTTCGACAACAGCTTTAAACAGAGGATCCATCTCCCAATCATCGAGGAGCTTATCCTGAGACAAACCATTGGTATTGACCATGAGGCAAAATTCTCCACTCCCCATTCGTGATACTCCACCGGTTCTACCCACCCCCATCGCCGACCTAGTTGCCAACATATTTAGTTGCCAGCGACTGAGAGGCGCATTGGTCAAACCCACGAGTATAAGGGAACCCGGAACCTCACCACCAGAGTTGATCTTTAGTTTTAAACCTACCGGTACACCGTTAAGCAGAAAGTCCTCTAATCTCCCATAATTGGTTAAGGCCAACATCCCTATTAAGAATGGTCTTCCTTGTATGGAGACACTACGCGAAGCACTCCCAATTCCTCCCTTGAGTTGATATAAGGACATCCCAACCCCAGCCCCGACATTTCCTTGAACCATTAGACTATCCGTCGCTCGATTAAGGGCAAGAATTGCATCCCAAGGCTTCACATGGCGTCCGCGAATATCATTAAGGTAAGAATCGTCACATTCAAAAACGACCAAATTTGGAGTACGAGCATCATTGCCGATTTCTGGATTTTCCTTTAATAAATAGCTCAACATTCCTTGTGCAGCATCATTGACGCTTAAAGTATTTGTCAAGAGTATCGGTGAATTGAGTACTCCTGTTTCTTGAATAAAAGGTACGCCAAGCGACTTGCCAAAGCCATTGATAACGTGTATACCCGCCCAACAGGGTTGACGATATAGATTGCCTGGATGAGGGCGGATAGCTGTAACTCCGGTGCGAACAGGGCCCTTTCCGGGAATCAATGGACCCGAGCCTTTGATTAGTGACACGTGACCGACTAAAACCCCAGGGACATCTGTGATATCGTTTTTGGGACCTGGAGTTAACTCGCCCATCCACAACCCATAAGAACGCGCGCTTTTTCTCTGCATTTTATCCCCCCTTGACACTTTATGTATATCAAGGGATTTAGCAGAAGATGAGTCGTCAGCTGAAAACTATTACCTTCTACGCCCTATTTTTTCTTTCATTAAGCCCCTCAAAGAAAAGATCGATTATATCCTCTATCTCTCTTTCTAAATCTCCTTCGCCATTCACATACCAATGTAAAAAATGTTGAAGCACCATTCCTTCCAAACTTTCCGCCAAAAAGACAGGATCATACTTCTTGCTTATTTCACCAATACGTTGTCCATGGCTTAAAATCCCGATAATTCCATAGTGCAATCCTTTGTCTAGCTCTGCTTCTTCTCTACTTTTCACTGCAACCCAAGCCATCTCCCGTTCCTTCACCATAAATTCAGCCCAATTCTTTAGGACATGGTTTAATCTTTCCATGAGGGAATATCCTGCTTCGCGTCCAGTGCCAATCAAATCCCGATACTTTCTTCGGGAATACTCCAAAACAACAGCTTCTTTCGATTGAAAATAATTATAAAAGGTGCCTTTTCCCACATCGGCCAACTGGGTAATTTCTTCCACCGAGGTCTGTACATATCCCTGCTTATGAAACAGCTCAATAGCACAACTATAAAGTCGATCGTAGGTCTCTTGTTTTTTACGCTCACGACGAGACAATTCGGACATAATCTGCCCTCCCATCAACAATCCAATTTATGGCTTATTATTGCTAATTCGTTATGTTCCATATTTTTCCTTCTCTAACCAAGGACATTACTGATTATTTTTATCCATGGTCGAACGGATTGCCAAATCTTTGTCGTTCGTTATACAATAGTGTGGCATAGAACCATATTCGCACTGGATGAGAGTACTTCTAGGGGGCTAAAATGCTTTACCGTGTCCGCCAGTTTTATAATACTATCTATCCAAAGATTAATACCGAGGAACTGGAATGGGCCTTAAAACTTCTCCCCCCTTGCTCCGTTCCATTGTTTAAAAGCCAACCGCTACCCGAACAAAGGCATGCCTTAGATGTGGCTTTAGATTTGTGCGCCTCTGGAATTCATAACTCTCATCTTCTGGCGGCTGCCCTACTTCACGATTGCGGAAAAGCCAAACATCCTTTGAAGGTTTGGGAAAGGGTGGCCATCGTCCTCCTGCAAAAATTACCGCGCCAGATTTGGGATCACTTATTGTCTTGCCATTCTCCTCTTTCTCTCTCCCTGCGCACAGCTCAGGAGCATCCCTCTTGGGGAGCAGAGATGGCCCAAGAATTCGGTTTAGACCTTCACATCATAGAACTCATTCGCGAGCATCATGATCCTCGGAGCAAAGAAGGGCGCTTACTCTACGAAGCCGATAATCGCCATTGAACTAAATAAATAGGCATAAGAAAAGAGAAGGCTACCTCGCGGTTAAGCCTTCTCTTTATATTCATCAATTTTTTCTTGAAGCTTGACAATCTCCCGATTTTTAGAAAAAATCCATTTTGCAAAGCGTGTATTATCCCTTTGCAAACGAACGTTTTCCTTTTCCAAGCTATGAATAAGAGCCACTTTTTCTCGCTCTACCTTTTCCAATAGATTCATAAGAACTCTGCGGCTGACTCTCAAATGCTCTACACGCTGTTCCAATTCACCTATTCTTCCCTTGACTGCCTTGAGCTCTTCGCGAAGATTTGTCGTCTCTTCATGAATCTCCAAGCCTCTGACCCCCCTAGCCATAGTCTACATATGTATTCTATGCCGAGGTCGGACTTTTTAACCCTTTGCAAGTAAAGGAAGCTCATTCTTTCTAAGGGTGAGCCAAAAATTCTTGAACCCGTCGAACCGCTTCCACTAATACTACTGGCTCCTGAACCAAGCCAATACGAACATATCCTTCACCATATTCCCCAAAGGCAACTCCCGGTACCACAATAACTCCTGCTTTTCTTGCTAAATCGAAGGCAAAAGTTCGGGAGTCCTGGTTTGTAGGTACGGGAGCCCAGATAAACATCGAACCTTGAGGAGAAGGCATGGACCACCCAGCTTGCACACACCCTTCGACCCAAATATCTCTTCGTTCCTGATAGGCTTGACGGTTGCTGATAACATTGTCCTGTGAGGCGCTGAGGGCATATGCTCCCGCCTGCAAAATAGGTTCAAATACCCCATAATCA from Desulfitobacterium dichloroeliminans LMG P-21439 encodes the following:
- a CDS encoding translation initiation factor 2; the protein is MARGVRGLEIHEETTNLREELKAVKGRIGELEQRVEHLRVSRRVLMNLLEKVEREKVALIHSLEKENVRLQRDNTRFAKWIFSKNREIVKLQEKIDEYKEKA
- a CDS encoding TetR/AcrR family transcriptional regulator gives rise to the protein MSELSRRERKKQETYDRLYSCAIELFHKQGYVQTSVEEITQLADVGKGTFYNYFQSKEAVVLEYSRRKYRDLIGTGREAGYSLMERLNHVLKNWAEFMVKEREMAWVAVKSREEAELDKGLHYGIIGILSHGQRIGEISKKYDPVFLAESLEGMVLQHFLHWYVNGEGDLEREIEDIIDLFFEGLNERKNRA
- a CDS encoding HDIG domain-containing metalloprotein; this translates as MLYRVRQFYNTIYPKINTEELEWALKLLPPCSVPLFKSQPLPEQRHALDVALDLCASGIHNSHLLAAALLHDCGKAKHPLKVWERVAIVLLQKLPRQIWDHLLSCHSPLSLSLRTAQEHPSWGAEMAQEFGLDLHIIELIREHHDPRSKEGRLLYEADNRH
- a CDS encoding P1 family peptidase, with amino-acid sequence MQRKSARSYGLWMGELTPGPKNDITDVPGVLVGHVSLIKGSGPLIPGKGPVRTGVTAIRPHPGNLYRQPCWAGIHVINGFGKSLGVPFIQETGVLNSPILLTNTLSVNDAAQGMLSYLLKENPEIGNDARTPNLVVFECDDSYLNDIRGRHVKPWDAILALNRATDSLMVQGNVGAGVGMSLYQLKGGIGSASRSVSIQGRPFLIGMLALTNYGRLEDFLLNGVPVGLKLKINSGGEVPGSLILVGLTNAPLSRWQLNMLATRSAMGVGRTGGVSRMGSGEFCLMVNTNGLSQDKLLDDWEMDPLFKAVVELTAESIWNSMFFATSMEGRDEHVRKALPVSEILNRAELFFL